The Mus caroli chromosome 1, CAROLI_EIJ_v1.1, whole genome shotgun sequence genome has a window encoding:
- the Tmem81 gene encoding transmembrane protein 81 yields MKTGAIVFILRSLLSITYLPLVLMTLDIPEELQKAVGRVIVNATACSVTCGLGYKEETECEVGPDGVRRNCTFQRLECVTNWICGMLHFTVVHGKTFELNCLSSDILEKGQEAFRFTWKLARGIISTNDELFRPFRANSPFIGFKPAHEYNAGTYRCDVQLLKNLKFVKRLYFGLRVLPPKLVNLNFQQSLTEDQKLIDKGWEVNLDNGSKPHLPVWQRKVTSALGIGIVTGVVGGVLVSVAVFRALGGTDGSGDRTRL; encoded by the coding sequence ATGAAGACTGGGGCCATCGTTTTTATCCTTAGGAGTCTGTTATCAATAACCTACCTGCCTTTGGTGTTGATGACACTGGACATCCCTGAGGAGCTACAAAAGGCCGTGGGGAGAGTCATTGTCAATGCCACAGCATGCAGTGTAACATGTGGCCTTGGCTACAAGGAAGAGACAGAGTGCGAGGTGGGTCCCGATGGAGTGAGGAGAAACTGCACGTTCCAGCGTTTGGAGTGTGTGACCAACTGGATCTGTGGGATGCTCCATTTCACTGTCGTCCATGGGAAGACGTTTGAGCTGAACTGTCTCAGCTCTGACATCCTGGAGAAAGGGCAGGAAGCCTTCCGCTTCACCTGGAAGCTTGCCCGGGGCATCATCTCTACTAACGACGAGCTTTTCAGACCCTTCCGAGCCAATTCCCCCTTTATAGGATTTAAACCAGCCCATGAGTATAACGCTGGGACGTATCGATGTGACGTGCAGCTGCTAAAAAACTTGAAATTTGTCAAGAGGCTTTATTTTGGACTGAGGGTCCTTCCTCCAAAGTTGGTAAACCTAAATTTCCAACAGTCCCTTACTGAGGATCAGAAGTTGATAGACAAGGGCTGGGAAGTCAATCTGGACAATGGGTCTAAGCCTCACCTCCCCGTGTGGCAAAGGAAAGTGACATCAGCCTTGGGCATAGGAATTGTGACTGGAGTGGTTGGCGGCGTGTTGGTGAGCGTTGCTGTCTTCAGGGCCCTGGGAGGGACTGATGGCAGTGGGGACCGTACCCGCTTATGA
- the LOC110296054 gene encoding contactin-2-like, with product MLPSWTLQVPSVAPSGLSGGGGAPGELTINWTPMSREYQNGDGFGYLLSFRRQGSSSWQTARVPGADTQYFVYSNDSIHPYTPFEVKIRSYNRRGDGPESLTAIVYSAEEEPKVAPAKVWAKGSSSSEMNVSWEPVLQDMNGILLGYEIRYWKAGDKEAAADRVRTAGLDSSARVTGLYPNTKYHVTVRAYNRAGTGPASPSADAMTMKPPPRRPPGNISWTFSSSSLSLKWDPVVPLRNESTVTGYKMLYQNDLQPTPMLHLTSKNWIEIPVPEDIGHALVQIRTTGPGGDGMPAEVHIVRNGGTSMMVESAAVRPAHPGPVFSCMVVLMLAGCQRL from the exons TCCCCTCTGTGGCACCATCTGGACTCAGTGGAGGGGGAGGAGCCCCTGGAGAGCTTACCATCAACTGGACT CCCATGTCACGGGAGTACCAGAATGGAGACGGCTTCGGCTACCTGCTGTCCTTCCGCAGGCAAGGCAGCTCCAGTTGGCAGACGGCCCGGGTGCCCGGTGCTGATACCCAGTACTTCGTCTACAGCAATGACAGCATCCATCCCTACACACCCTTTGAGGTCAAGATCCGAAGCTACAATCGCCGGGGGGATGGGCCCGAGAGCCTCACTGCCATCGTGTACTCGGCAGAGGAAG AGCCCAAGGTGGCCCCTGCCAAGGTCTGGGCCAAGGGTTCCTCATCCTCAGAGATGAACGTGAGCTGGGAGCCTGTGCTACAAGACATGAACGGCATCCTCCTGGGATATGAG ATTCGCTACTGGAAAGCCGGGGACAAAGAAGCAGCCGCTGACCGAGTGAGGACGGCAGGGCTAGACTCCAGTGCCCGAGTCACCGGCCTGTACCCCAACACCAAGTACCACGTAACTGTGAGGGCCTACAACCGGGCTGGCACCGGACCAGCTAGCCCTTCAGCTGATGCCATGACCATGAAGCCCC cACCACGGCGACCTCCTGGTAACATCTCCTGGACTTTCTCAAGTTCCAGCCTCAGCCTTAAGTGGGACCCTGTGGTTCCTCTCCGAAATGAATCTACAGTCACTGGCTACAAG ATGTTGTATCAGAATGACCTGCAGCCAACTCCTATGCTCCACCTCACCAGCAAGAACTGGATAGAAATACCAGTACCTGAAGACATCGGTCACGCTCTGGTGCAGATTCGAACCACGGGGCCTGGAGGGGATGGGATGCCAGCCGAAGTCCACATTGTGAGAAATGGAG GCACCAGCATGATGGTAGAGAGCGCAGCTGTCCGCCCTGCACATCCTGgccctgtgttctcctgcatggTTGTACTGATGCTCGCCGGCTGCCAGAGGCTCTGA